In the Catenulispora sp. GP43 genome, one interval contains:
- the tsaD gene encoding tRNA (adenosine(37)-N6)-threonylcarbamoyltransferase complex transferase subunit TsaD: MTALHPSKNPADEPLVLGFETSCDETGVGIVRGHTLLADAVASSVDEHARFGGVVPEVASRAHLEAMVPTVQRALSEAGVTLADIDAIAVTAGPGLAGALLVGVAAAKGYALALDKPIYGVNHLAAHICVDQLEHGPLPEGCVAMLVSGGHSSLLFVPDVTGDVQPLGQTIDDAAGEAFDKVARVLGLGFPGGPLIDKAARDGDPEAIAFPRGLTGPRDAPLDFSFSGLKTSVARWVEKRERAGEKVPIADVAASFQEAVVDVLTRKAILACKEQGADHLLIGGGVAANSRLRVLAEERAAKAGIRVRVPRPGLCTDNGAMVAALGSELVRRGRTPSTLDFPADSSQPVVDVIAR, encoded by the coding sequence GTGACGGCACTGCACCCATCGAAGAACCCGGCCGACGAACCGTTGGTCCTCGGCTTCGAGACCTCCTGCGACGAGACCGGCGTCGGCATCGTGCGGGGCCACACCCTGCTCGCCGACGCGGTGGCCTCCAGCGTGGACGAGCACGCGCGCTTCGGCGGCGTCGTGCCCGAGGTCGCCAGCCGCGCGCACCTGGAGGCCATGGTGCCCACCGTGCAGCGCGCGCTGAGCGAGGCCGGCGTGACCCTGGCCGACATCGACGCCATCGCCGTCACCGCCGGCCCCGGCCTGGCCGGCGCCCTGCTGGTCGGAGTGGCCGCCGCCAAGGGCTACGCACTGGCCCTGGACAAGCCCATCTACGGCGTCAACCACCTGGCCGCCCACATCTGCGTGGACCAGCTCGAACACGGCCCCCTGCCCGAGGGCTGCGTCGCCATGCTGGTCTCCGGCGGCCACTCCTCGCTGCTGTTCGTCCCCGACGTCACCGGCGACGTCCAGCCCCTGGGCCAGACCATCGACGACGCCGCCGGCGAGGCCTTCGACAAGGTGGCGCGGGTCCTGGGCCTCGGCTTCCCCGGCGGCCCCCTGATCGACAAGGCGGCCCGCGACGGCGACCCCGAGGCGATCGCCTTCCCCCGCGGCCTCACCGGCCCCCGGGACGCCCCCCTGGACTTCTCCTTCTCCGGCCTGAAGACCTCGGTCGCCCGCTGGGTGGAGAAGCGCGAACGCGCCGGCGAGAAGGTCCCCATCGCCGACGTCGCCGCCTCCTTCCAGGAAGCGGTGGTGGACGTCCTCACCCGCAAAGCCATCCTGGCCTGCAAGGAGCAAGGTGCGGACCACCTGCTCATCGGAGGCGGCGTCGCAGCCAACTCCCGCCTGCGCGTCCTGGCCGAGGAACGCGCCGCCAAGGCCGGCATCCGCGTCCGTGTCCCGCGCCCCGGGCTCTGCACCGACAACGGCGCCATGGTCGCCGCTCTCGGCTCCGAACTGGTCCGCCGCGGCCGCACCCCCTCCACCCTCGATTTCCCAGCGGACTCCTCCCAACCAGTAGTGGATGTGATCGCCCGATGA
- a CDS encoding polysaccharide deacetylase family protein, producing MTYEDQDLPIGCGCEDHDLTPPSGAAYTNASRRRFLRSAAGLAMAAPTLLAAACGSGSSSSTGAKQNTGAGAPTTTGSNGGSPGAPSQPSSASSTNGSGVPGPETADAALLASRYDGLKPFAPAPPPPATKPVNTNVDLPPVISHIPTDQKICFLTIDDGAEKDPAFLQMVKDFRIPITMFLADCFIQDDYNYFTQLRDTGYCTIQNHTLHHPDMTTLNAQRQLTEVTGQQQKLVKNYNTHPYLFRAPFGNSNKATQEACKQNGLKAICYWRATFQKQGFQWQAADKKLRPGDILLAHFRGPKANGKGWPEMHELMTNLFRIVQEQGYTFARLEDYV from the coding sequence GTGACGTACGAGGACCAGGACCTTCCCATCGGCTGCGGCTGCGAAGACCACGACCTGACACCGCCCTCAGGCGCGGCCTACACCAACGCCTCCCGCCGACGCTTCCTGCGCAGCGCCGCGGGCCTCGCTATGGCGGCGCCCACCCTCTTGGCCGCTGCCTGTGGCTCCGGCAGCTCCTCCTCGACGGGCGCTAAGCAGAACACCGGTGCCGGCGCACCGACGACCACCGGCAGCAACGGCGGGTCGCCCGGCGCGCCCTCGCAGCCGTCCAGCGCTTCCTCCACCAACGGCTCCGGCGTGCCCGGCCCCGAAACCGCCGACGCGGCCCTGCTGGCATCCCGCTACGACGGCCTCAAGCCCTTCGCCCCGGCCCCGCCGCCCCCGGCGACCAAACCGGTGAACACCAACGTCGATCTCCCGCCGGTCATCAGCCACATCCCGACCGACCAGAAGATCTGTTTCCTCACCATCGACGACGGAGCGGAGAAGGACCCGGCCTTCCTCCAGATGGTCAAGGACTTCCGCATACCGATCACGATGTTCCTGGCCGACTGCTTCATCCAGGACGACTACAACTACTTCACCCAGCTCCGCGACACCGGCTACTGCACCATCCAGAACCACACGCTGCACCACCCCGACATGACGACCCTCAACGCCCAGCGCCAACTGACGGAGGTCACCGGCCAGCAGCAGAAGCTCGTCAAGAACTACAACACCCACCCCTACCTCTTCAGGGCGCCCTTCGGGAACTCCAACAAGGCCACCCAGGAGGCCTGCAAGCAGAACGGGCTCAAGGCCATCTGCTACTGGCGGGCCACCTTCCAGAAGCAGGGCTTCCAGTGGCAGGCGGCCGACAAGAAGCTCCGCCCCGGGGACATCCTCCTGGCGCACTTCCGCGGTCCCAAGGCCAACGGCAAGGGCTGGCCCGAGATGCACGAACTGATGACCAACCTCTTCCGCATCGTCCAAGAGCAGGGCTATACGTTCGCCCGCCTGGAGGACTACGTCTGA
- the groES gene encoding co-chaperone GroES encodes MVATVAIKPLEDRVVVKPLDAEQTTASGLVIPDTAKEKPQEGVVLAVGPGRWEDGKRVELDVKEGDIVLYSKYGGTEVKYNNEEYLVLSARDLLAIVNK; translated from the coding sequence ATCGTGGCTACCGTTGCCATCAAGCCGCTCGAGGACCGCGTCGTCGTCAAGCCGCTCGACGCCGAGCAGACCACCGCCTCCGGCCTCGTCATCCCGGACACCGCCAAGGAGAAGCCGCAGGAGGGCGTCGTCCTGGCCGTGGGCCCGGGCCGCTGGGAGGACGGCAAGCGCGTCGAGCTCGACGTCAAGGAGGGCGACATCGTCCTCTACAGCAAGTACGGCGGCACCGAGGTCAAGTACAACAACGAGGAGTACCTCGTCCTGTCGGCGCGCGACCTGCTCGCGATCGTCAACAAGTAG
- the groL gene encoding chaperonin GroEL (60 kDa chaperone family; promotes refolding of misfolded polypeptides especially under stressful conditions; forms two stacked rings of heptamers to form a barrel-shaped 14mer; ends can be capped by GroES; misfolded proteins enter the barrel where they are refolded when GroES binds), with protein sequence MAKMLEFDEDARRKLERGVNALADAVKVTIGPKGRNVVIDKKFGAPTITNDGVTIAREVELEDPYENLGAQLAKEVATKTNDIAGDGTTTATVLAQAMVREGLRNVAAGAQPIALKRGIDAAVKAVAEQLLSTAKQVETKESIAQVGAISAQDKAIGDLIAEAMDKVGKDGVITVEESNTMGLELEFTEGMQFDKGYLSPYMVTDQERMEAILEDPYILINQGKISSLNELLPLLEKVAQSRKPLLIIAEDVDGEALSTLVVNKIRGTFTSVAVKAPAFGDRRKAILEDLAILTGAQVVAPEVGLKLDQVGVEVLGTARRVTVTKDDTTVVDGAGEASAVSDRVKQIKAAIETTDSDWDREKLQERLAKLAGGVCVIRVGAATEVELKEKKHRLEDAISATRAAVEEGIVSGGGSALVHAVSVLDGDLGLTGDEATGVRVVRRAAVEPLRWIAENAGLEGYVVTDKVSNLPVGSGLNAATGEYVDLVAAGVIDPVKVTRSALANAASIASMLLTTETLVVEKPEPKDDEGHGHSHGGHGHSH encoded by the coding sequence ATGGCGAAGATGCTCGAATTCGACGAGGACGCCCGCCGCAAGCTCGAGCGCGGCGTCAACGCGCTCGCCGACGCGGTCAAGGTGACCATCGGTCCCAAGGGCCGCAACGTCGTCATCGACAAGAAGTTCGGCGCCCCGACCATCACCAACGACGGCGTGACCATCGCCCGCGAGGTGGAGCTCGAGGACCCGTACGAGAACCTCGGCGCGCAGCTGGCGAAGGAAGTCGCCACCAAGACCAACGACATCGCCGGCGACGGCACCACCACGGCGACCGTGCTGGCCCAGGCGATGGTGCGCGAGGGTCTGCGCAACGTCGCGGCCGGCGCGCAGCCGATCGCGCTCAAGCGCGGCATCGACGCGGCCGTCAAGGCCGTCGCCGAGCAGCTGCTGTCCACCGCCAAGCAGGTGGAGACCAAGGAGTCCATCGCCCAGGTCGGCGCGATCTCCGCGCAGGACAAGGCGATCGGCGACCTGATCGCCGAGGCCATGGACAAGGTCGGCAAGGACGGTGTGATCACCGTCGAAGAGTCGAACACCATGGGCCTGGAGCTCGAGTTCACCGAGGGCATGCAGTTCGACAAGGGCTACCTGTCGCCCTACATGGTGACCGACCAGGAGCGCATGGAAGCGATCCTGGAGGACCCCTACATCCTGATCAACCAGGGCAAGATCAGCTCCCTGAACGAGCTGCTGCCGCTGCTGGAGAAGGTCGCGCAGTCCCGCAAGCCGCTGCTGATCATCGCCGAGGACGTCGACGGCGAGGCGCTGTCCACCCTGGTCGTGAACAAGATCCGCGGCACCTTCACCTCGGTCGCGGTCAAGGCCCCGGCCTTCGGCGACCGCCGCAAGGCGATCCTGGAGGACCTGGCGATCCTCACCGGCGCGCAGGTCGTGGCGCCCGAGGTCGGCCTGAAGCTGGACCAGGTCGGCGTCGAGGTGCTGGGCACCGCGCGCCGCGTGACCGTCACCAAGGACGACACCACCGTCGTCGACGGGGCCGGCGAGGCCTCGGCCGTGAGCGACCGCGTGAAGCAGATCAAGGCCGCGATCGAGACCACCGACTCCGACTGGGACCGCGAGAAGCTGCAGGAGCGCCTGGCCAAGCTGGCCGGCGGCGTCTGCGTCATCCGCGTCGGCGCGGCCACCGAGGTCGAGCTGAAGGAGAAGAAGCACCGTCTGGAGGACGCCATCTCCGCGACCCGCGCCGCGGTCGAGGAGGGCATCGTCTCCGGCGGCGGTTCCGCTCTGGTGCACGCCGTGTCGGTGCTGGACGGCGACCTGGGCCTGACCGGCGACGAGGCGACCGGTGTGCGCGTCGTGCGCCGGGCCGCGGTCGAGCCGCTGCGCTGGATCGCCGAGAACGCGGGCCTCGAGGGCTACGTCGTGACCGACAAGGTCTCGAACCTGCCCGTCGGCTCCGGCCTGAACGCCGCCACCGGCGAGTACGTCGACCTGGTCGCGGCCGGTGTCATTGACCCGGTCAAGGTCACCCGCTCCGCGCTGGCCAACGCCGCCTCCATCGCCTCGATGCTGCTCACGACCGAGACCCTGGTCGTCGAGAAGCCGGAGCCCAAGGACGACGAGGGCCACGGCCACTCGCACGGCGGCCACGGCCACTCTCACTAA
- a CDS encoding response regulator transcription factor, giving the protein MTSILVCDDSPLARETLRRAVATVPGVDKVTTANSGEEVLRRWTADRSDLVLMDVRMPGLGGVETVRRLLSNDPNARVIMLTMAEDLDGVALAVATGARGYLHKDASRAELRATVSQALADPTWRLAPRRLRPAEIGAVPTLTAREIQVLEGMSHGRSNAEIGRDLFLSEDTVKTHARRLFKKLGASDRAHAVALGFRWGLVR; this is encoded by the coding sequence ATGACGTCCATCCTAGTCTGCGACGACTCCCCGCTGGCCCGGGAGACGCTGCGACGCGCCGTGGCGACCGTGCCCGGCGTCGACAAGGTCACCACCGCCAACAGCGGCGAGGAAGTGCTGCGCCGGTGGACGGCCGACCGCTCCGACCTGGTCCTGATGGACGTGCGGATGCCCGGCCTGGGCGGCGTGGAGACCGTGCGCCGGCTGCTGTCCAACGACCCCAACGCCCGGGTGATCATGCTCACCATGGCCGAGGACCTGGACGGCGTGGCGCTCGCGGTGGCCACCGGCGCCCGCGGCTACCTGCACAAGGACGCCTCGCGCGCCGAGCTGCGGGCCACCGTCAGCCAGGCGCTGGCCGACCCGACCTGGCGGCTGGCCCCGCGCCGGCTGCGCCCGGCCGAGATCGGCGCCGTCCCGACCCTGACCGCCCGGGAGATCCAGGTGCTGGAGGGCATGAGCCACGGCCGCTCCAACGCCGAGATCGGCCGGGACCTGTTCCTCTCGGAAGACACGGTGAAGACCCATGCGCGCAGGCTGTTCAAGAAGCTCGGCGCCTCCGACCGGGCGCACGCCGTGGCGCTCGGGTTCCGCTGGGGCCTGGTCCGCTGA
- the guaB gene encoding IMP dehydrogenase, with product MSDAGLPAKFATLGLTYDDVLLIPAYSEVVPTELNTGARLSRNITLNVPLISAAMDTVTEARMAIAMARQGGVGVLHRNLSIEAQAAQVDLVKRSESGMVTQPVTVAPDATLAEVDALCAKYRISGLPVTAADGTLLGIITNRDLRFEVDKSRRVADVMTPMPLVTGPAGISGEDAMKLLAQHKIEKLPLVAPDGRLSGLITVKDFDKSEKYPLATKDDNGRLRVGAAIGFLGDSFERAQALVHAGVDFLVIDSAHGHSKVELDMIAKVKAEAPHIDVIAGNVVTAAGGRALIDAGADAIKVGVGPGSICTTRVVAGVGMPQVTAVYEVAEAAREHGVPVIADGGLQYSGDIGKAIAAGADSVMLGSLLAGCEESPGELLFINGKQFKSYRGMGSLGAMQSRGENKSYSKDRYFQGDVESDEKLIAEGIEGQVPYRGPLASVVLQLIGGLRQSMLYCGAHTIPQLQDAQLVRITAAGLRESHPHDIQMTVEAPNYSKR from the coding sequence ATGTCTGACGCCGGCCTGCCCGCCAAGTTCGCGACTCTCGGCCTGACCTACGACGACGTCCTGCTGATCCCGGCCTACTCCGAAGTGGTGCCGACCGAGCTGAACACCGGGGCCCGGCTGTCGCGCAACATCACCTTGAACGTGCCGCTGATCTCGGCGGCCATGGACACCGTCACCGAGGCGCGGATGGCCATCGCCATGGCCCGCCAGGGCGGCGTCGGCGTCCTGCACCGCAACCTGTCGATCGAGGCCCAGGCCGCGCAGGTGGACCTGGTCAAGCGCTCGGAGTCGGGCATGGTCACGCAGCCGGTGACCGTCGCGCCGGACGCGACGCTGGCCGAGGTGGACGCGCTGTGCGCCAAGTACCGCATCTCCGGCCTGCCGGTGACCGCCGCCGACGGCACCCTGCTGGGCATCATCACCAACCGCGACCTGCGTTTCGAGGTCGACAAATCGCGCCGGGTGGCCGATGTCATGACGCCCATGCCGCTGGTCACCGGCCCCGCCGGGATAAGCGGCGAGGACGCGATGAAGCTGCTGGCCCAGCACAAGATCGAGAAGCTCCCGCTGGTCGCGCCGGACGGCAGGCTGTCCGGCCTGATCACCGTCAAGGACTTCGACAAGAGCGAGAAGTACCCGCTGGCCACCAAGGACGACAACGGCCGGCTGCGGGTCGGCGCCGCGATCGGCTTCCTCGGCGACTCCTTCGAGCGGGCCCAGGCCCTGGTGCACGCCGGCGTCGACTTCCTGGTCATCGACAGCGCGCACGGCCACTCCAAGGTCGAGCTGGACATGATCGCCAAGGTCAAGGCCGAGGCCCCGCACATCGACGTGATCGCCGGCAACGTGGTGACCGCGGCCGGCGGCCGGGCGCTGATCGACGCCGGCGCGGACGCGATCAAGGTCGGCGTGGGCCCGGGCTCGATCTGCACCACCCGCGTGGTGGCCGGCGTCGGCATGCCGCAGGTGACCGCGGTCTACGAGGTCGCCGAGGCGGCCAGGGAGCACGGCGTCCCGGTGATCGCCGACGGCGGCCTGCAGTACTCCGGCGACATCGGCAAGGCGATCGCCGCCGGCGCCGACTCGGTGATGCTCGGCTCGCTGCTGGCCGGCTGCGAGGAGTCCCCGGGCGAGCTGCTGTTCATCAACGGCAAGCAGTTCAAGTCCTACCGCGGCATGGGGTCCTTGGGCGCCATGCAGTCCCGCGGCGAGAACAAGTCCTACTCCAAGGACCGCTACTTCCAGGGCGACGTGGAGTCCGACGAGAAGCTGATCGCCGAGGGCATCGAGGGCCAGGTCCCCTACCGCGGCCCGCTGGCCTCGGTGGTGCTGCAGCTGATCGGCGGCCTGCGCCAGTCGATGCTCTACTGCGGCGCGCACACCATCCCGCAGCTGCAGGACGCGCAGCTGGTCCGGATCACCGCGGCGGGTCTGCGCGAGAGCCACCCGCACGACATCCAGATGACGGTCGAGGCGCCGAACTACTCCAAGCGCTGA
- a CDS encoding GuaB3 family IMP dehydrogenase-related protein, with protein sequence MTEVEIGRAKRGRRAYGFDDVAVVPSRRTRDPEEVSIAWQIDAYRFDTPFMAAPMDSVVSPATAIQIGKLGGVGVLNLEGLWTRYENPEPLLQEIADLPADAFTKRMQEIYSAPVQAELISARIKEIRAAGVTVAGALSPQLTAEFHSVAVAAGLDLLVIRGTTVSAEHVSANAEPLNLKQFIYELDIPVVVGGCATYQAALHLMRAGAAGILVGFGGGSTQTTRDVMGIAVPMASAVSDVAAARRDYLDESGGRYVHVVADGAMGVSGDITKAIACGADAVMIGSPLARAAEAPGRGFHWGAEAHHASVPRGHRTAVGTVGTLEEILVGPSSSPDGTMNLAGALRRAMGTCGYTELKGFQRVEVTVAT encoded by the coding sequence GTGACCGAGGTCGAGATCGGCCGGGCCAAGCGTGGCCGCCGGGCTTATGGGTTCGACGATGTGGCAGTAGTGCCGTCGCGCCGGACCCGGGACCCCGAAGAGGTCTCCATCGCCTGGCAGATCGACGCCTACCGGTTCGACACGCCGTTCATGGCCGCGCCGATGGACAGCGTCGTGTCCCCGGCGACCGCGATCCAGATCGGCAAGCTCGGCGGCGTGGGGGTCCTCAACCTGGAGGGCCTGTGGACCCGCTACGAGAACCCTGAGCCGCTGCTCCAGGAGATCGCGGACCTGCCGGCCGACGCCTTCACCAAGCGCATGCAGGAGATCTACAGCGCGCCGGTCCAGGCCGAGCTGATCTCCGCGCGTATCAAGGAGATCCGCGCTGCGGGGGTCACCGTGGCGGGAGCACTGTCGCCGCAACTCACAGCGGAGTTCCACTCCGTGGCCGTCGCCGCGGGTCTGGACCTGTTGGTCATCCGCGGGACCACGGTGTCCGCCGAGCACGTGTCGGCCAACGCCGAGCCGCTGAACCTCAAGCAGTTCATCTACGAGCTCGACATCCCCGTCGTGGTCGGCGGCTGCGCGACCTACCAGGCGGCGCTGCACCTGATGCGCGCCGGCGCCGCGGGCATCCTGGTCGGCTTCGGCGGCGGCTCGACCCAGACCACCCGCGACGTCATGGGCATCGCCGTGCCGATGGCGTCCGCGGTCTCCGACGTGGCCGCCGCGCGCCGCGACTACCTGGACGAGTCCGGCGGCCGCTATGTGCATGTCGTCGCGGACGGCGCCATGGGCGTCTCCGGCGACATCACCAAGGCGATCGCCTGCGGTGCCGACGCGGTGATGATCGGCTCGCCGCTGGCCCGTGCCGCCGAGGCGCCGGGGCGCGGTTTCCACTGGGGTGCGGAGGCGCACCACGCATCGGTTCCGCGCGGGCACCGCACAGCGGTCGGCACCGTGGGGACGCTGGAGGAGATCCTCGTCGGCCCCTCCTCCTCCCCGGACGGCACGATGAACCTCGCCGGTGCGCTGCGCCGGGCGATGGGGACCTGCGGCTACACCGAGCTCAAGGGCTTCCAGCGCGTCGAGGTCACTGTCGCGACCTGA
- a CDS encoding glycerol-3-phosphate dehydrogenase/oxidase, with protein MRSLRLGPAEREAALSAMAERELDVVVVGGGVVGTGTALDAATRGLSVGLLEARDWASGTSSRSSKLIHGGLRYLEMLDFGLVREALKERGLLLERLAPHLVRPVPFLYPLTGRGWERLYAGSGVALYDGMATSSSHGRGLPLHRQLTRRSALRIAPALKRSSLVGAIQYYDAQVDDARYVTFLARTAASYGAHVASRARVTGFLREGERVTGVIVTDLETGNTQEIRAKQVVNATGVWTDETQALVGERGRFHVRASKGIHLVVPKDRIHSSTGLILRTEKSVLFVIPWGRHWIIGTTDTDWTLDKAHPAASQTDIQYLLDHVNSVLNVPLSRADVEGVYAGLRPLLAGESDETSKLSREHVVAHVVPGLVVVAGGKYTTYRVMAQDAVDAAVHGLGGGVPASITENVPLLGADGYRAVWNNRGRIAARSGLHVARVEHLLRRYGSLIDELLDLMAEQPELAEPLPGAEDYLKAEVVYAAAAEGALHLDDVLARRLRVSIETFDRGVGAAEPTARLIAPVLGWTEEQIQREVEHYVARVGAERESQEQPDDATADAARLGAPDIVPVK; from the coding sequence GTGCGTAGTTTGCGGTTGGGACCGGCGGAGCGGGAGGCGGCGCTGTCCGCCATGGCCGAGCGTGAGCTCGATGTCGTGGTCGTGGGCGGCGGTGTCGTGGGAACCGGGACGGCGTTGGACGCCGCGACCCGGGGATTGAGTGTGGGTCTGTTGGAGGCGCGGGACTGGGCGTCGGGGACGTCCTCCCGCTCCTCCAAGCTCATCCACGGCGGTCTCCGCTATTTGGAGATGCTCGACTTCGGCTTGGTACGCGAGGCGCTTAAGGAACGCGGCCTGTTGCTGGAGCGGTTGGCTCCGCATCTGGTGCGTCCCGTGCCGTTCCTCTATCCCTTGACGGGGCGTGGCTGGGAACGCCTATACGCGGGTTCCGGTGTGGCGCTCTACGACGGGATGGCTACGTCGTCCAGTCACGGCAGGGGTCTGCCTCTGCATCGCCAGCTGACGCGCCGCAGTGCTCTGCGTATCGCGCCCGCGCTTAAGCGTTCCTCGCTTGTGGGGGCGATCCAGTACTACGACGCCCAGGTCGACGACGCGCGTTACGTCACCTTCCTGGCGCGCACCGCGGCGAGCTACGGCGCGCACGTGGCGTCCCGGGCCCGCGTTACCGGCTTCCTGCGCGAAGGGGAGCGCGTCACCGGGGTCATCGTCACGGACCTGGAGACCGGCAATACTCAGGAGATCCGCGCCAAGCAGGTGGTGAACGCCACCGGAGTGTGGACAGACGAGACTCAGGCTTTGGTGGGGGAGCGGGGACGCTTCCACGTGCGCGCCTCTAAGGGGATCCACCTGGTGGTCCCCAAGGACCGCATCCACTCCTCGACCGGACTCATTCTGCGCACGGAGAAGTCCGTGCTCTTCGTCATCCCGTGGGGCCGGCACTGGATCATCGGGACCACCGACACCGACTGGACCCTCGACAAGGCGCACCCCGCGGCGTCGCAGACCGACATCCAGTACCTGCTGGACCACGTGAACTCGGTGCTTAACGTTCCCCTGTCCCGGGCCGACGTAGAGGGCGTGTACGCGGGACTGCGTCCGCTGCTCGCCGGAGAGTCGGACGAGACCTCGAAGCTGTCCCGGGAGCACGTCGTCGCGCACGTCGTCCCCGGCCTGGTCGTGGTCGCCGGCGGCAAGTACACGACGTACCGCGTGATGGCCCAGGACGCCGTGGACGCGGCCGTGCACGGCCTCGGAGGCGGCGTGCCCGCCTCCATCACCGAGAACGTCCCGCTGCTCGGAGCGGACGGCTACAGGGCTGTGTGGAACAACCGCGGACGCATCGCCGCGCGCAGCGGACTGCACGTGGCGCGGGTGGAGCACCTGCTGCGCCGCTACGGCTCGCTGATCGACGAGCTCCTGGACCTCATGGCCGAGCAGCCCGAGCTGGCCGAGCCGCTGCCCGGCGCCGAGGACTACCTCAAGGCGGAGGTCGTGTACGCGGCCGCCGCGGAGGGAGCCCTGCACCTGGACGACGTCCTGGCCCGCCGCCTGCGCGTGTCCATCGAGACCTTCGACCGGGGCGTCGGCGCCGCCGAACCCACCGCACGCCTCATCGCCCCGGTCCTGGGCTGGACCGAGGAACAGATCCAGCGCGAGGTGGAGCACTACGTGGCGCGGGTGGGCGCGGAGCGGGAGTCCCAGGAGCAGCCGGACGACGCCACCGCCGACGCCGCGCGCCTCGGCGCGCCGGACATCGTCCCGGTCAAGTAG
- a CDS encoding glutathione peroxidase: MSLYDIPINTLDGKPASLKDYEGKAILLVNVASRCGLTPQYEGLERLHERYADRGFTVVGVPCNQFMGQEPGTAEEIQEFCSATYGVTFPLLEKIEVNGDDRHPLYTELTKTADAEGNNGDIQWNFEKFLIGSDGTVLKRFRPRTEPEASEVVEAIEAALPA, encoded by the coding sequence ATGAGCCTCTACGACATCCCGATCAACACCCTCGACGGCAAGCCGGCCTCCCTGAAGGACTACGAGGGCAAGGCCATCCTGCTCGTCAACGTCGCCTCGCGCTGTGGCCTCACGCCGCAGTACGAGGGCCTGGAGCGCCTCCACGAGCGCTACGCGGACCGCGGTTTCACCGTGGTCGGCGTCCCCTGCAACCAGTTCATGGGCCAGGAGCCGGGTACCGCCGAGGAGATCCAGGAGTTCTGCTCCGCGACTTACGGCGTGACCTTCCCGCTCCTGGAGAAGATCGAAGTCAACGGCGACGACCGGCACCCCCTTTACACCGAGCTCACCAAGACGGCCGACGCCGAGGGCAACAACGGCGACATCCAGTGGAACTTTGAAAAGTTCCTTATCGGTTCCGACGGAACGGTCCTCAAGCGCTTCCGTCCGCGCACCGAGCCGGAGGCGTCCGAAGTGGTCGAGGCCATTGAAGCCGCGCTCCCGGCCTAG
- a CDS encoding oxidoreductase: MPHWTPEEMPDLTGRVAMVTGANSGIGFHTALELARHGARTLLAVRDPGRGEYARERITAVVPSARGLVEVVPVDLASLDSIEDAAADLADRTAAVDILVNNAGVMVPDGRTTSDGFELQFGTNHLGHFALTGRVLPLLLAAESARVVTVSSLTHRRARPVWDFEPAAANAKESYSEAEWHRHRVSAYGRSKLANLLFARELDRRAKRARFGLASVAAHPGYTATGLFTKTSFSRHHRVVSGLSHVVTWATGQSSATGAWPSLYAATHVDLFGGEYIGPRGPGEMRGAPAQAAMSPIAEDEMVAAALWDQSVAATGVGYEELSR; encoded by the coding sequence ATGCCGCATTGGACTCCGGAGGAAATGCCGGATCTGACGGGGCGAGTCGCCATGGTCACGGGGGCCAACAGCGGTATCGGGTTCCACACAGCCTTGGAGCTCGCGCGTCACGGAGCCCGGACCCTGCTCGCCGTCCGTGATCCGGGCAGAGGAGAGTACGCGCGCGAGCGGATCACCGCGGTGGTCCCCTCCGCGCGCGGACTCGTCGAGGTCGTCCCGGTCGACCTGGCGAGCCTGGACTCGATCGAGGACGCCGCCGCGGACCTGGCCGACCGCACGGCGGCGGTGGACATCCTGGTGAACAACGCCGGAGTCATGGTGCCGGACGGCCGCACCACCTCCGACGGCTTCGAGCTCCAGTTCGGGACCAACCACCTGGGCCACTTCGCGCTCACCGGCCGGGTGCTGCCGCTGCTGCTGGCCGCCGAGTCCGCGCGGGTCGTCACCGTCTCCAGCCTCACGCACCGCCGCGCCCGGCCGGTCTGGGACTTCGAGCCCGCGGCGGCGAACGCTAAGGAGTCCTACAGCGAGGCCGAGTGGCACCGCCATCGGGTCTCCGCCTATGGCCGCTCCAAGCTCGCCAACCTCCTGTTCGCGCGAGAGCTGGACCGTAGAGCGAAACGAGCGCGGTTCGGCTTGGCCAGCGTCGCTGCGCACCCCGGCTATACGGCTACCGGGCTGTTCACCAAGACCTCCTTCAGTCGGCACCACCGCGTCGTGTCCGGACTGTCCCATGTGGTCACCTGGGCGACCGGCCAGAGCTCCGCCACTGGCGCGTGGCCCTCTCTATACGCCGCGACTCACGTAGACCTCTTCGGCGGCGAGTACATCGGACCGCGCGGGCCTGGGGAGATGCGTGGGGCGCCCGCACAGGCGGCCATGAGCCCGATCGCTGAGGACGAGATGGTGGCCGCTGCCTTGTGGGACCAGTCCGTGGCCGCCACCGGAGTGGGGTACGAGGAACTGTCCCGCTAA